A genomic window from Candidatus Edwardsbacteria bacterium includes:
- the priA gene encoding primosomal protein N' — protein sequence MKYADVALSIPQSRCFTYLIPDHLSVEIVGIRVRVPLGQREAIGYVVHLRESCDFPAKPILEVIDNKPVISREMLELTEWVSNYYRCGWGEAIRAALPPGMDAKQLRMVWLNGNFSGEIPADPLLDHVIEKGSVSHQYLLKKFAPSAEKGIEEYCRMGLLFSEPVWQKAKIAVRKERWLVFRGPADKTSLKLSKGQAELLSIIKQNGAVPPSAIKSKRPAALKLVALGLAGWEWREKFRGQQEPGWAEEDTEVTLNAEQQQVLDSVSADINSKVFSVNLISGVTSSGKTEIYLKAAEQALAKGRQVLILVPEIGMTSQMLHRVRSRLGQVAVWHSEMGSGERYDVWRAVKRGNFRVVVGTRSAVFTPFDDLGLIVIDEEHDASYKQSDMAPLYHARDLAIIRARKNDAVVLMGSATPSVESYYKAKTGKFKLFRLEKRVGSADLPMVEVVDLKKLPREDRLISPLLGQEIGTCLQAGRQAMILLNRRGFAPYLQCGKCGTLITCPNCSVSLTYHRSGESVLCHYCGYQARLPETCPTCGSLMLQHRGYAIQQLEAELKNIFPEGRISRMDADTTGRKGEHHRILQDFLSGGSQILLGTQMISKGHHFPNVSLVGIINLDDILGLPDFRAAERAFQLMVQMAGRAGRGQHPGKVVIQTRMPDNPVIKWCRGNDYYSFAECELAAREECGYPPHRYLALLTFTGSSQAGLEDFTESAAEKIKSGASRAEVLGPTPAPLAKIKGRFRWQLMLKASSPSEIKKALDGIAPGRNEKIRLSVDVDPVNML from the coding sequence TTGAAATACGCTGATGTGGCGCTGTCCATTCCCCAGAGCCGCTGTTTTACTTATCTGATTCCCGATCACCTGTCGGTGGAAATTGTGGGGATCAGGGTGCGGGTGCCCCTGGGCCAAAGGGAGGCCATCGGATATGTGGTGCATCTGAGGGAATCATGTGATTTCCCGGCCAAGCCCATTCTGGAGGTGATAGATAATAAGCCGGTCATAAGCCGCGAGATGCTGGAGCTGACCGAGTGGGTCTCCAACTATTACCGCTGCGGCTGGGGTGAGGCCATCCGGGCAGCGCTGCCGCCGGGAATGGACGCCAAACAACTGAGGATGGTCTGGCTCAACGGCAATTTTTCCGGGGAGATCCCGGCCGACCCGCTGCTGGATCATGTAATTGAGAAGGGCTCGGTGTCGCACCAGTATCTTTTGAAGAAATTCGCTCCCTCCGCCGAAAAGGGCATTGAAGAATACTGCCGAATGGGGCTGCTTTTTTCCGAGCCGGTGTGGCAGAAGGCCAAGATCGCGGTCAGAAAGGAAAGATGGCTGGTATTCCGCGGCCCGGCCGATAAAACAAGTTTGAAGCTTTCCAAAGGACAGGCCGAACTGTTGAGCATCATTAAGCAGAACGGGGCGGTGCCACCGTCAGCGATCAAAAGCAAAAGGCCTGCGGCCCTGAAGCTGGTGGCCCTGGGGCTAGCCGGTTGGGAATGGCGGGAGAAATTCAGGGGACAGCAGGAGCCTGGGTGGGCCGAGGAGGATACTGAGGTCACTTTGAATGCTGAACAACAGCAAGTGTTGGATTCAGTATCAGCGGATATCAATTCCAAAGTGTTCTCGGTGAACCTGATATCCGGGGTCACCTCCAGCGGCAAGACAGAGATCTACCTGAAGGCCGCGGAACAGGCCCTGGCCAAGGGCCGCCAGGTGCTGATACTGGTTCCGGAGATCGGGATGACCTCGCAGATGCTGCACCGGGTAAGATCCCGGCTGGGCCAGGTGGCCGTCTGGCACAGCGAAATGGGAAGCGGGGAACGCTATGATGTCTGGAGGGCAGTAAAACGCGGAAACTTCCGGGTGGTGGTGGGCACTAGGTCGGCGGTGTTTACCCCCTTTGATGATCTGGGGTTGATAGTGATCGACGAGGAGCATGACGCCTCGTACAAGCAGTCCGACATGGCTCCCTTGTACCATGCCAGGGATCTGGCCATCATCCGGGCCCGAAAAAATGACGCCGTGGTGCTGATGGGATCGGCCACCCCTTCGGTGGAAAGCTACTACAAAGCAAAAACGGGAAAGTTCAAATTATTCCGGCTGGAAAAACGGGTCGGGTCAGCCGATCTGCCGATGGTGGAGGTGGTGGATCTAAAAAAACTTCCTAGGGAGGACCGCCTGATCTCGCCGCTGCTGGGCCAGGAGATCGGAACCTGTCTGCAGGCCGGGCGCCAGGCGATGATCCTCCTGAACCGCCGGGGGTTTGCGCCTTACCTTCAGTGCGGGAAATGCGGCACCCTGATAACCTGCCCCAATTGCAGCGTCAGCCTAACCTATCACCGCAGCGGGGAATCGGTGTTGTGTCATTATTGCGGGTACCAGGCCAGGCTGCCGGAAACCTGCCCTACTTGCGGCAGCCTGATGTTGCAGCACCGGGGCTATGCCATCCAGCAGCTGGAGGCGGAGTTGAAGAACATTTTCCCGGAGGGAAGGATCAGCCGGATGGACGCCGACACCACCGGGCGCAAGGGGGAGCATCACCGGATACTGCAGGATTTTCTGTCGGGCGGCTCGCAGATACTGCTGGGCACCCAGATGATATCCAAAGGACACCACTTTCCCAACGTCTCGCTGGTGGGGATAATAAACCTGGACGATATTCTGGGCCTGCCCGATTTCCGGGCGGCCGAACGGGCCTTCCAGTTGATGGTGCAGATGGCGGGCCGGGCCGGGAGGGGGCAGCATCCGGGGAAGGTGGTCATCCAGACCAGGATGCCCGATAACCCGGTGATCAAATGGTGCCGGGGGAACGATTATTATTCTTTTGCCGAGTGTGAACTGGCGGCCCGTGAGGAGTGCGGCTATCCGCCGCATCGGTACCTGGCCCTGCTGACTTTTACCGGTAGCAGCCAGGCTGGCCTGGAGGACTTCACCGAAAGTGCCGCCGAAAAAATAAAATCCGGTGCCAGCCGGGCGGAGGTACTGGGCCCCACACCGGCTCCGCTGGCCAAGATCAAGGGAAGATTCCGCTGGCAACTGATGTTAAAGGCAAGTTCGCCTTCGGAGATTAAAAAAGCTTTGGATGGAATCGCCCCGGGCCGGAACGAAAAAATAAGATTATCGGTCGACGTCGACCCGGTGAACATGCTGTAA
- the rlmD gene encoding 23S rRNA (uracil(1939)-C(5))-methyltransferase RlmD, translating into MLRAGQVLNISLDNLAYGGDAVGHHQGQAVFVPYGVPGDELKVKITEPHKTYCRGEIYEIIKPSDHRIKPDCRHFGICGSCQWQMMDYQYQLEQKIIITREIFKRLGKIEIDEIAVLPPAGEWHYRNKAQHPVQASKNGNKIGYYRLKSHDLVDIEECPLLEDSINKAFLKVKEIINKSGLKGCIPAGHSGNLRHLIFRYSRIEDALLLVLVTRFEPDLHKIAQRILTEVPNIKSVWQNVNPTRGNVILGKKWNHLGGVEYLSERIGEITYRLAPGSFLQSNLQTTEIAYQKIKESLSLAPGDEVADLYSGMGSIALQLAGQAKKVAAIEEFAPAVDDARANAALNNIGNCEFLGGRVEDQLIKIKSADALVLDPPRQGAAPGVIEAIARLNPSRIAYLSCNPSTLARDAALLINNGYKLQKLFLADMFPQTYHIENLAILTR; encoded by the coding sequence ATGCTGAGGGCCGGACAGGTCCTGAATATCTCTTTGGATAACCTGGCCTACGGCGGCGATGCGGTGGGGCATCATCAGGGCCAGGCGGTCTTTGTGCCCTACGGCGTTCCGGGCGACGAACTCAAGGTCAAAATAACCGAGCCCCACAAGACCTACTGCCGGGGGGAGATCTATGAGATAATAAAACCGTCCGACCACCGGATAAAGCCGGACTGCAGGCATTTCGGGATCTGCGGCAGCTGTCAGTGGCAGATGATGGACTATCAATATCAGCTGGAGCAGAAGATAATTATAACCCGGGAGATCTTCAAACGGTTGGGTAAAATCGAAATCGATGAGATCGCTGTTTTGCCGCCGGCCGGCGAGTGGCATTATCGCAATAAAGCCCAGCACCCTGTCCAGGCTTCAAAAAATGGCAACAAGATAGGGTATTACCGGCTAAAAAGCCACGACCTAGTTGACATCGAAGAATGTCCCTTGTTGGAGGATTCGATAAATAAGGCCTTCCTGAAAGTTAAGGAGATCATCAATAAAAGCGGACTTAAGGGCTGCATCCCGGCCGGGCACAGCGGAAATTTGCGCCACCTGATCTTTCGCTATAGCAGGATCGAAGACGCCCTGTTGCTGGTTTTGGTCACCAGATTTGAACCGGACCTTCATAAGATAGCCCAAAGAATTTTGACGGAAGTCCCCAATATAAAATCAGTCTGGCAGAATGTGAATCCCACCCGGGGCAACGTCATCCTGGGAAAAAAATGGAACCACCTGGGCGGCGTGGAATACCTGTCCGAACGGATCGGCGAAATAACCTACCGGTTAGCGCCCGGCTCTTTTCTGCAGTCAAACCTTCAGACCACCGAGATCGCTTATCAAAAAATAAAGGAAAGCCTGTCGCTGGCGCCCGGTGATGAGGTGGCCGACCTGTATTCCGGAATGGGGTCCATCGCTCTGCAGCTGGCGGGGCAGGCTAAAAAAGTGGCGGCCATTGAGGAGTTCGCCCCGGCGGTGGATGATGCCAGAGCCAATGCCGCCCTTAATAATATCGGCAATTGCGAATTCCTTGGCGGCCGGGTGGAGGACCAACTGATTAAAATAAAATCAGCCGATGCACTGGTGCTGGATCCGCCGCGGCAGGGAGCCGCCCCCGGGGTCATCGAAGCCATCGCCAGGCTGAACCCCTCCCGGATCGCCTATTTGTCATGCAATCCCTCGACCCTGGCCAGGGATGCGGCGTTGCTGATCAATAACGGATATAAACTGCAGAAACTTTTTCTGGCGGATATGTTTCCCCAGACCTATCACATAGAGAATCTGGCAATTTTAACCAGGTGA
- the rimI gene encoding ribosomal protein S18-alanine N-acetyltransferase, translated as MSERTVKMRPEHLPEILNIERSSFPDPWSENMFREEMKEDGRRIFLVLESDGKVAGYALGWVVLDEFHLGNIAVVAEKRRSGYGRRLLQEILQQVYQLGCRMASLEVRSSNESAIELYKTFGFRPIAIRKKYYQNEDALVMMSDIVPVNSC; from the coding sequence ATGAGCGAAAGAACCGTTAAAATGCGGCCGGAGCATCTGCCGGAGATATTGAATATCGAAAGGAGCTCTTTCCCCGACCCCTGGTCGGAGAATATGTTCCGGGAGGAGATGAAAGAAGACGGCCGCCGGATATTTTTGGTGTTGGAAAGCGACGGGAAGGTCGCCGGCTATGCGCTCGGCTGGGTGGTGCTGGACGAGTTCCATCTGGGGAACATCGCAGTGGTTGCCGAAAAAAGAAGGTCGGGATACGGCCGGCGCCTGCTTCAGGAGATCCTGCAACAGGTATACCAACTGGGCTGCCGGATGGCCAGCCTGGAGGTCAGAAGCTCCAACGAATCGGCCATCGAATTATATAAAACTTTCGGATTCAGGCCGATCGCCATCCGAAAAAAATATTATCAAAACGAGGATGCATTGGTTATGATGTCCGATATTGTTCCGGTGAATTCATGCTGA
- the tsaB gene encoding tRNA (adenosine(37)-N6)-threonylcarbamoyltransferase complex dimerization subunit type 1 TsaB, translating into MMYLCLDTSGIYLNIAACRKGKVLAGLSKEVGAGHSEILADELGALLKSHDMKLSDIGLLAAATGPGSFTGLRVGIAFIKGLAAGLKLPTISLNTLDVMACSQESKDGYLSPMIDAKKKEIYTALYKMKDGRPERESDYLAISPDKWLAMLPEDALLFGSGEANYRELFKTSVKKIRQDENFLTSGRILPGLAGLAHRLYQEGQAVDPHQLDAFYVRPADAIIKK; encoded by the coding sequence ATGATGTATTTGTGCCTGGATACCAGCGGGATCTATCTTAATATCGCCGCCTGCCGCAAAGGGAAAGTGCTGGCGGGCCTTTCCAAGGAGGTCGGCGCAGGGCATTCCGAAATTCTGGCGGATGAGCTGGGAGCGCTTCTTAAGAGCCATGATATGAAGTTATCGGATATTGGACTGCTGGCGGCAGCCACCGGGCCCGGATCTTTTACCGGGTTGCGGGTGGGTATTGCTTTTATAAAGGGCCTGGCCGCCGGGCTTAAACTGCCGACCATTTCCCTGAACACCCTGGATGTGATGGCCTGCTCGCAGGAATCAAAAGACGGGTATTTGTCGCCCATGATCGATGCCAAGAAAAAAGAGATATACACCGCCTTATATAAAATGAAGGACGGTCGGCCCGAAAGGGAAAGCGATTATCTGGCCATCTCGCCGGATAAATGGCTGGCAATGCTGCCGGAGGATGCTCTGCTGTTCGGCAGCGGTGAAGCAAACTATAGGGAGCTGTTCAAGACCTCTGTTAAAAAAATCCGGCAGGATGAGAATTTCCTCACCTCGGGCAGGATACTTCCCGGCCTGGCGGGATTGGCTCACCGGTTGTACCAGGAGGGTCAGGCAGTAGACCCCCATCAACTGGATGCCTTCTATGTGCGTCCGGCCGATGCAATAATAAAAAAATGA
- the tsaE gene encoding tRNA (adenosine(37)-N6)-threonylcarbamoyltransferase complex ATPase subunit type 1 TsaE — MADISNPSHITTSSPEDTKAFGQKLSAQLKPGQVVCLFGNLGSGKTCLAQGICRGWGVQEPVVSPSFTLLNEYTARHPIYHFDLYRLKSPDELLNIGYEEYLYGDGLVLIEWPENAGSQLPQDRLDIFITIRSPEEREFKMIPVGGFPMDWDIL; from the coding sequence ATGGCAGATATAAGCAATCCTTCACATATAACAACTTCTTCTCCCGAAGATACCAAAGCCTTCGGGCAGAAGCTTTCGGCCCAGTTAAAGCCCGGACAGGTGGTCTGCCTTTTCGGCAATCTGGGTTCGGGCAAGACCTGCCTGGCCCAGGGCATCTGCCGGGGTTGGGGCGTGCAGGAGCCGGTGGTCAGTCCCAGTTTTACCCTGCTCAATGAGTATACCGCCAGGCATCCCATCTATCATTTCGATCTGTACCGATTGAAATCGCCCGATGAATTGCTGAACATCGGGTATGAAGAATATCTTTACGGGGACGGTCTGGTGCTGATAGAATGGCCGGAGAACGCCGGAAGCCAGCTTCCCCAAGACAGATTGGATATTTTCATCACCATCAGATCACCGGAGGAAAGGGAATTCAAAATGATCCCGGTTGGCGGGTTCCCGATGGATTGGGATATTTTATGA
- a CDS encoding bifunctional response regulator/alkaline phosphatase family protein → MDEGYRILWVDDEIDLLKSQIIFLEGKNYKVTPAASGEEAVKKIGTSSFDLVLLDEMMPGMDGLETLSRLKQINPDLPVIMATKSEREELVEQALGQRIDDFLLKPLNPAQVLASCRRVLDGRKLVEEQTVREYVQASQDLRNFDYRTLDWQEWCRHYRNLIEWDMRLSQLRDDGLHASHEGTLREADLEFSRFVEDNYPGWLHGQSRPLLSTDIVERYVVPPAKAGKKCLFLILDCMRLDQWMTIEPVIKNYFDIHTDYYYSVLPTATPYSRNAIFSGLFPSQIARSYPQYWEKSDTANEASRNRYEHQLMDINLARLKCKTSPDPRYIKIFNIDESREVRKNFGSYQNVPLISLVVNFMDILVHSRADSQVLQEITPDEKAFRSLTLTWFANSDIFHILQMAAHQKREVIITTDHGSIQGRRGSEIKAGQNTTSNLRYKSGNNISGDPRQVLWIKNPADYLLPEEYKGMQYLIAKEDFYLVYPTKYEEYRKRYEGTFQHGGISMEEMILPVAVMKPK, encoded by the coding sequence ATGGATGAGGGCTACAGGATACTGTGGGTCGATGACGAGATTGATCTGCTTAAATCGCAGATCATTTTTTTGGAGGGAAAAAATTACAAGGTGACCCCGGCCGCCTCCGGGGAGGAGGCGGTAAAAAAGATCGGGACTTCCTCCTTTGACCTGGTGCTGCTGGATGAGATGATGCCCGGCATGGACGGGCTGGAGACCCTGTCGCGTCTTAAACAGATAAATCCCGACCTGCCGGTGATCATGGCCACCAAGAGCGAGCGGGAGGAACTGGTGGAGCAGGCCCTGGGTCAGAGAATAGACGACTTTTTGCTGAAGCCCCTGAATCCGGCCCAGGTGCTGGCCTCCTGTCGCCGGGTGCTGGACGGCCGCAAGCTGGTGGAGGAGCAGACAGTCCGGGAGTACGTCCAGGCCTCACAGGATCTGCGCAACTTCGACTACCGCACATTGGACTGGCAGGAATGGTGCCGCCATTACCGCAATCTGATAGAATGGGACATGCGACTCTCCCAGCTGCGGGACGACGGCCTTCATGCCAGCCATGAGGGCACTCTTCGGGAGGCCGATCTGGAGTTCTCCCGTTTTGTGGAGGACAACTACCCCGGCTGGCTGCATGGCCAGTCGCGGCCCCTGCTGTCCACAGACATCGTGGAGCGCTACGTGGTACCTCCGGCCAAAGCCGGCAAAAAATGTCTGTTTCTTATTTTGGACTGCATGAGGCTGGACCAGTGGATGACCATCGAGCCGGTGATCAAGAATTATTTCGACATCCACACCGATTATTATTATTCGGTGCTGCCCACCGCCACGCCTTATTCCCGCAACGCCATATTCAGCGGACTTTTCCCGTCGCAGATAGCCAGGAGTTACCCCCAGTACTGGGAGAAAAGCGATACGGCCAACGAGGCCAGCCGCAACCGTTACGAACATCAGCTGATGGATATCAATCTGGCCCGGCTCAAGTGCAAAACCTCGCCCGATCCCCGCTATATCAAGATATTCAACATTGATGAGAGCCGGGAGGTGCGCAAGAACTTTGGCTCCTACCAGAACGTTCCGTTGATCAGCCTGGTGGTGAACTTCATGGACATTCTGGTGCATTCCCGGGCCGACTCCCAGGTATTGCAGGAGATAACCCCGGACGAGAAGGCCTTCCGTTCTCTGACCCTGACCTGGTTCGCCAATTCCGACATCTTCCATATCCTGCAGATGGCCGCCCACCAGAAGCGGGAGGTGATCATAACCACCGACCACGGCTCCATCCAGGGGCGGCGGGGGAGCGAGATCAAGGCCGGGCAGAACACCACCTCCAACCTGCGTTACAAGTCCGGCAACAACATCTCCGGGGATCCCCGCCAGGTGTTGTGGATAAAGAACCCGGCGGATTATCTTCTGCCGGAGGAATACAAGGGGATGCAGTACCTGATCGCCAAGGAGGATTTCTACTTAGTGTACCCGACCAAATACGAGGAATACCGCAAGCGGTACGAGGGAACCTTCCAGCACGGCGGGATCTCCATGGAAGAGATGATCCTGCCGGTGGCGGTAATGAAGCCGAAATAA
- a CDS encoding HAMP domain-containing histidine kinase, with the protein MVSFVKPHSRWTGIWRSYLFVGAASLVLVSLIYTTLLIRKLEEEPRIMSRVFARFCMTAAVPEVVGDVPETGIIFEEIIQKINFPVVVTDKNGVPLAWKNIGIEPYPMTPEQIQQWDSLKPDDPLLGVKTAIHKLDDENEPIPMMINSDSTVVGYVHYGDPQILKELGYIPFIQIGMIALFVWIGFIGFRAIKAGEERAVWVGLAREAAHQLGTPISSLMGWLTLLKDGTKAAPEIIPEMENDLAHLEKVLNRFNQVGSIPKLAEADINQLLHQAVEYFTHRVANMGKNIRFEENYDHDPAVLLNQDLFTWAVENLIKNAIDAIDDPDGVISIGTTVSAKKIEITISDNGRGIQPGHQKKIFSPGFTTKALGWGLGLSLVRRIIEDYHQGKIKLLNSRPGQGSTFMITLPLKRHGQ; encoded by the coding sequence ATGGTCTCTTTTGTAAAACCGCATTCCAGATGGACCGGGATCTGGCGTTCCTACTTGTTCGTGGGGGCCGCCAGCCTGGTGCTGGTCTCTCTGATCTACACCACCCTGCTGATCCGCAAGCTGGAGGAGGAGCCCCGGATCATGTCCCGGGTGTTCGCCCGCTTTTGCATGACGGCGGCGGTGCCGGAGGTGGTGGGGGACGTGCCGGAGACCGGCATCATCTTCGAGGAGATCATCCAGAAGATTAACTTCCCGGTGGTGGTGACTGATAAGAACGGCGTCCCCCTGGCCTGGAAGAACATAGGCATCGAGCCCTACCCCATGACCCCCGAGCAGATACAACAATGGGATTCTCTTAAGCCCGACGATCCACTGCTGGGGGTAAAAACCGCCATTCATAAATTGGATGATGAGAACGAACCCATTCCTATGATGATTAACTCCGACTCCACGGTGGTGGGTTACGTCCATTACGGGGATCCCCAGATATTGAAGGAGCTGGGCTACATCCCCTTCATCCAGATCGGCATGATCGCCCTGTTCGTCTGGATAGGATTCATAGGGTTCCGGGCCATCAAGGCCGGCGAGGAGCGGGCGGTGTGGGTGGGGCTGGCCCGCGAGGCGGCTCACCAGCTGGGCACCCCCATCTCCTCCCTGATGGGCTGGCTGACCTTGCTCAAGGACGGCACCAAGGCCGCGCCGGAGATAATTCCCGAGATGGAGAACGACCTGGCCCATCTGGAGAAGGTGCTCAACCGTTTCAACCAGGTGGGCTCCATTCCCAAACTGGCCGAGGCCGATATTAACCAGCTATTGCATCAGGCGGTGGAGTATTTCACCCATCGGGTGGCTAATATGGGCAAGAATATCCGGTTTGAGGAAAACTACGACCATGATCCCGCGGTCCTGCTGAACCAGGACCTGTTCACCTGGGCGGTGGAGAACCTGATCAAGAACGCTATCGATGCCATTGACGATCCCGACGGGGTGATATCCATAGGCACCACTGTTTCCGCCAAAAAGATAGAGATCACCATCAGCGACAACGGGCGGGGGATACAACCGGGGCACCAGAAAAAGATATTCTCCCCCGGCTTCACCACCAAGGCCCTGGGCTGGGGGCTGGGGCTTTCGCTGGTCCGGCGGATCATAGAGGATTATCATCAGGGAAAGATCAAATTGCTCAACAGCCGTCCGGGACAGGGATCAACCTTTATGATAACCCTGCCCCTCAAAAGGCACGGCCAGTGA